The genomic DNA AAGGCGACGTTCACGCTGCTCGAGCCGCCGCGGCTGGGAGACCACGCCGCGGCCTTCGCCTTCGCCCTCGGCGTCTTCTCCCGGGGGGTTGCCGGCTTCGCCCCCGCCGCCGTCGGTCACCGCGTCGTCCACGGCGGCACGCGCTTCGTCGCCCCCACGCTCGTCACGCCCGAGGTCGAGGTCGAGATCGACCGCTTGAGCCGCCTGGCCCCGCTTCACAACCCCGGGAACCTCGCCGCCCTGCGCGCCGCGCTCGCCGCCCTGCCGGGCGTGCCGCAGGTGGCCGTGTTCGATACGGCCTTCCACGCCACCCTGCCGCCCCGCGCCTACCTGTACGGCCTCCCGCTCGCCTACGCGCAAGACGGCGTGAGGCGCTACGGCTTCCACGGACCGAGCCACGACTTCGTGTCGCGCCGCGCCGGCGAGCTCCTAGGGCGCGACCGCTCCGAGCTGCGCATCGTCACCCTCCACCTCGGCAACGGCGCCAGCGCCGCGGCGGTCGATCACGGCCGGTCGGTCGACACGACCATGGGCTTCACGCCGATGGAGGGGCTGCTCATGGGCACCAGGAGCGGAGACATCGACCCCGGCGTGGTGCTCTACCTGCTGCGTGAGGGCCTGAGCGTCGACGAGGTGGACGACCTGCTCAACGAGGGCTCCGGCCTGAAAGGCATGTCGGGGGTCTCGAACGACGTCAGGGACGTGAGCGCCGCTGCGGCGGCCGGTGGCGAGGGCGCGGCGGCGGCGCTGGACGTGTTCGCCTACCGCGTGCGCAAGGTCGTGGGCGCCTACGCGGCGGTGCTCGGCGGGTTGGACGCCGTCGTGTTCACGGGCGGCATCGGCGAGAACTCCGCCGCCCTGCGCGGAGCCGCGCTCGCCGGGCTAGAGTTCCTCGGTGTCACGGTTGACGAGGCGAGGAACGCGCGCGGCGAGACGACCATCAGCGCCGAGGGTGCCCGCGTCGCCGTGCTGGTGGTACCGACGGACGAGGAACTGATGATCGCGGACGCTGCGGCTACGGTCCTGCGCGCTTCGCACGAGGAGAGTTGAATGGTCACGCTAGGTCTGGACTTGGGAGGAACGAAGATCCTCGCCGCGATCGTCGACGAGGGCAGGGTGATCGATCACGTGCGGGTCGACACGCCGCAGACGGGCTTCGTCGACGTCGTGGCGGCCCTCGCCTGGAGCGCCCGCGAGCTGCTGAGCCATGGGCACGCGGTGGCCGGCGTCGGCATAGGCTCGCCTGGGCCGCTCGACAAGGCCAGGCGCAAGGTCCTCTTCGCCCCCAACATCGCCGGCATGCAGGACGCGCCTCTGGTGGCCGAGCTCGAGCGTTCGCTCGCCATGCGCGTCGTCCTCGAGAACGACGCTAACGCCGCCGGCTACGCCGAGCACCGCTACGGCGCCGCCAAGGACCTCGAGTCGAGCGTCTACGTCACCGTCTCGACCGGCATAGGCGGTGGCCTGTTCATCGGCGACCGGGTGATCAGGGGCGCCAACGGCCTGGCGGGCGAGATCGGCCACATGACCATGATGGTCGGGGGTCCGATGGGCGGCGACGGGCATACGGGCAGCCTGGAGGCGCTGGCGGCCGGGCGCTCGATGGCCAGGGACGCCTCCTACGCCTACGGCGCGGAGATGGGCACGCGCGAGCTGTTCGAGCGCGCGCGCTCCGGCGAGCCCAAGGCGCTCGGCATCGTCGACAACGCGGCCCTCTTCACGGGCATCGGGCTGGCCAACCTCGTCAAGGTCTTCGACCCGGAAGGCTTCGTGATAGGCGGCGGTCTCGCCGAGGTCGGGGAGTTCTACTTGAGCAGGATAGAGGCGGCCGCCGTGCGCTACCTGGAGGGCTACCCTTCGCCCGTCTTCCGCACCGCGCTCCTCGGCGGCGAGGCCGGCGTGATCGGGGCCGCCGCCGTGGCGGCCGCGGAGCTCGCCGAGGCGTGAGCGAGCTCGTCGCCCTCCTCCTGCCCGCGCTGCTGATCTTCTGCCTGCGCATCGTCGACGTCTCGCTCGGCACCCTGCGGATCGGCTTCCTCGTGCGCGGCCAGAGGCGCCTCGCGGGGCTCTTCGGCTTCTTCGAGTCGCTCGTGTGGCTCGTCGCGGCCGCGCAGGTGCTCTCCAACCTCGACTCG from Trueperaceae bacterium includes the following:
- a CDS encoding acetate/propionate family kinase, whose translation is MSGTGAWPTGRQVLVVNAGSSSLKMKLFPQGAALLVERIGGATAAKATFTLLEPPRLGDHAAAFAFALGVFSRGVAGFAPAAVGHRVVHGGTRFVAPTLVTPEVEVEIDRLSRLAPLHNPGNLAALRAALAALPGVPQVAVFDTAFHATLPPRAYLYGLPLAYAQDGVRRYGFHGPSHDFVSRRAGELLGRDRSELRIVTLHLGNGASAAAVDHGRSVDTTMGFTPMEGLLMGTRSGDIDPGVVLYLLREGLSVDEVDDLLNEGSGLKGMSGVSNDVRDVSAAAAAGGEGAAAALDVFAYRVRKVVGAYAAVLGGLDAVVFTGGIGENSAALRGAALAGLEFLGVTVDEARNARGETTISAEGARVAVLVVPTDEELMIADAAATVLRASHEES
- a CDS encoding ROK family protein, encoding MVTLGLDLGGTKILAAIVDEGRVIDHVRVDTPQTGFVDVVAALAWSARELLSHGHAVAGVGIGSPGPLDKARRKVLFAPNIAGMQDAPLVAELERSLAMRVVLENDANAAGYAEHRYGAAKDLESSVYVTVSTGIGGGLFIGDRVIRGANGLAGEIGHMTMMVGGPMGGDGHTGSLEALAAGRSMARDASYAYGAEMGTRELFERARSGEPKALGIVDNAALFTGIGLANLVKVFDPEGFVIGGGLAEVGEFYLSRIEAAAVRYLEGYPSPVFRTALLGGEAGVIGAAAVAAAELAEA